A single Anopheles arabiensis isolate DONGOLA chromosome 2, AaraD3, whole genome shotgun sequence DNA region contains:
- the LOC120896620 gene encoding uncharacterized protein LOC120896620 codes for MVQPTPSDLEALVDEAIALPDGVINCTELNRLLKYLVEGMCKISQEIDDARTTNDDRFQLLEDAIADMKEPEEPDEEAQEQPTVIQCGVAVVCDPEKEDTSPKESAPKEVTSEALLEEIDAQASQFREQETKLLAVIGDLEQRLEKIEQLFYQKLERLSNEFQQFQQVVESKQTSVEETTSTPSMQQTTCTADQIDKLSEFTDKLDELQRQMELLLSHRDQLPLRIEALLEEKLREGELMTSSKKSLQTDGGVGSRKGSVTPSRSCSQGRIAESAGTTQPASENLSCLSCDTKNVVQRKRDGRYLAPRTSAKLAMIARRLEESDAVPRLKPGARWSRTCGGSYTVVKPDERVFRQVNVQFNRTMQEESSANDS; via the coding sequence ATGGTTCAACCAACGCCAAGCGATCTAGAAGCATTGGTGGATGAGGCCATTGCACTGCCGGACGGAGTGATCAACTGTACCGAATTGAACCGACTGCTAAAATACTTGGTCGAAGGTATGTGCAAGATTTCACAAGAAATTGACGACGCTCGAACAACAAACGATGATCGGTTTCAACTCCTCGAGGATGCTATTGCCGATATGAAGGAACCGGAAGAACCAGACGAGGAGGCTCAAGAGCAACCGACAGTAATACAATGTGGTGTGGCTGTTGTCTGTGACCCTGAAAAAGAAGACACTTCACCGAAGGAATCCGCCCCGAAAGAAGTCACCTCCGAAGCACTTCTAGAGGAAATCGATGCCCAAGCGTCTCAATTCCGAGAGCAAGAAACTAAACTGCTCGCTGTGATAGGCGATCTTGAACAGCGGCTGGAGAAAATTGAACAACTATTCTACCAAAAGCTCGAACGCTTATCGAACGAATTCCAACAGTTCCAACAGGTTGTGGAAAGCAAGCAGACTAGCGTGGAGGAAACAACCTCAACCCCATCCATGCAGCAAACCACGTGCACGGCGGACCAAATCGACAAGCTATCCGAGTTTACCGACAAACTGGATGAGCTGCAGCGTCAGATGGAGCTGCTCTTAAGTCATCGCGATCAACTGCCACTGCGAATTGAAGCTCTACTCGAGGAAAAGCTACGAGAAGGCGAGCTTATGACTAGCAGCAAGAAAAGTCTCCAGACTGATGGTGGTGTCGGCTCACGGAAAGGTTCCGTTACTCCCTCGAGATCCTGCTCTCAAGGTCGCATAGCAGAATCGGCCGGCACGACCCAACCGGCGAGTGAAAATTTGAGCTGCCTTTCCTGCGACACAAAGAACGTTGTGCAGCGGAAGCGCGATGGGCGCTATCTAGCACCGCGCACCAGCGCCAAGCTGGCAATGATCGCCCGAAGGTTGGAAGAATCGGACGCTGTACCTCGGCTGAAACCGGGCGCTCGCTGGTCGCGTACCTGTGGCGGTTCCTACACGGTCGTAAAGCCGGACGAACGTGTCTTCCGGCAGGTGAATGTACAGTTCAATCGCACAATGCAAGAAGAAAGTTCGGCAAACGACAGCTAG